From the genome of Jannaschia sp. S6380:
CCGGCGGCGGGCCAACAGGTTCAGGCTCTCCACCAGGGCCGCGAAGGCCATGGCCGAATAGATGTAGCCCTTGGGCACGTGGCGCCCGAACCCGTCCGCGATCAGGACCATCCCAATCATCAGCAGGAAGGCGAGGGCCAGCATGATGACACTCGGGTTATCGGCGACGAAGCGCATGACCGGGCCGGACGCGGCGAACATGACGCCGACGGCCACCACGACCGCGGCCACCATGATCGGCAGTTCATCCGTCATGCCGACGGCGGTCAGGATCGAGTCGACGGAGAACACGAGATCCAGCAGGATGATCTGGATCAGAACGGTGCCGAAGGCCGCACTGGCGCCGCGGGGCTTACCGGTCGCGGTCTCTCCGGGGTTCAGCTTCTCGCGGATTTCGCTGGTGGCCTTCCATGTCAGGAACAGCCCGCCGGCGATCAGGATCAGATCGCGCCAGCTGAACGCGGTCTCGAAGCTGGGCTCGCCGTGCAGGCCGGGCGTGCCTTCGATGCCGAGGTCGATCACCGGGGCGGTCAGCCCGACAATCCACGCAATGCCCGCCAGAAGGACGAGGCGCAGCACGAGGGCCAAGGCGATTCCGATCTTGCGGGCCTTGTCGCGCGACCCTTCCGGCAGCTTGCCGGCGACAATTGAGATGAAGATCAGGTTGTCGATCCCAAGGACGATTTCCAGGGTCACGAGCGCGGCAAAGGCGGCCCAGGCTTCGGGGCTGGCGAGGAGGTCGAGCATGGGGGCGAACGCGGGCCGCGCGGTGCGGTTCCGCGGGCGTCAGCCTCCGGCCTCGACGGCGCGTATGGCGCGGGCCAGCGCCGTGCCGATCAGCGCGGACCCGCGCGGGCTGGGGTGAACGAGGTCGGGCGCGTAGAGGCCGGTGTCGCGCGGGTCGATCACATCGCCCGCGTCGAGGAACAGGAAACCCGGATCGCGCGCGGCAAGACGCGCCAGGCGCGCGTTCATCCTGTCGAAGGCCGGCTGGCAGGGGGTGAAGCCCGTCGGTTCCGCCGCCGCCCCGTCGTAGTATCCCACGAACGCGGCATTGGCCCCGGTGGCCCGGATGCGGGCGATCAGGTCCGGCAGGTCGCCGTCCAGGTCGGGCGAGATGATGGTGTCCAGCACCTGCGCCTCGGCCGGTGTGCGGCAAGCGTCACGGATGTCGTTGCCACCGCCGGTTATCACCACCCAGTCCCAGCCGTCGCCGCGGAACTGCTCCGAGATGTCGAAGCCGGCCAGACCCGCGAGGTCGTTCGGATTGGTGAGTTGCGCCAGCGATTGCGACGCGTCGGTCACCGGACGGTCGATCGCGGCTTCCAGCGCCTCGGGGATGCCGCGCGCACCGTTCCAGGCCATCACGCTGTCGCCGATGGCGAGGATCGCGTCGTCGGATCTGGGGCCGGCCGCGGCGCAGGCGGTCAGGATCAGCGGCAGAAGGATGAAAGGGCGCATGACGCCTCCGGGCGGCTGGGGTCTTTCAGGAACGATGCCGGGCACGCCATGGTTTCAGCCGAAGGCCGGAGCGAAGCGGACGGGCCCGGTCGGCTGGACCGCACCGAAGGCCAGACCCTGGACATGCCGCGCCGGCAGATCGGCATATGTCAGCCCCAGATCGCTGCAAAACCCGAAGCGCCCGTAATAGTCGGGATCACCGAGGAGGACGCACCCGGCCGCGCCGCCGGTGCGCAGCTGCGCCAGCCCGGTCTCGATCAGGGCGGTG
Proteins encoded in this window:
- a CDS encoding TerC family protein — protein: MLDLLASPEAWAAFAALVTLEIVLGIDNLIFISIVAGKLPEGSRDKARKIGIALALVLRLVLLAGIAWIVGLTAPVIDLGIEGTPGLHGEPSFETAFSWRDLILIAGGLFLTWKATSEIREKLNPGETATGKPRGASAAFGTVLIQIILLDLVFSVDSILTAVGMTDELPIMVAAVVVAVGVMFAASGPVMRFVADNPSVIMLALAFLLMIGMVLIADGFGRHVPKGYIYSAMAFAALVESLNLLARRRNRRLQGKTTQAS
- a CDS encoding SGNH/GDSL hydrolase family protein — its product is MRPFILLPLILTACAAAGPRSDDAILAIGDSVMAWNGARGIPEALEAAIDRPVTDASQSLAQLTNPNDLAGLAGFDISEQFRGDGWDWVVITGGGNDIRDACRTPAEAQVLDTIISPDLDGDLPDLIARIRATGANAAFVGYYDGAAAEPTGFTPCQPAFDRMNARLARLAARDPGFLFLDAGDVIDPRDTGLYAPDLVHPSPRGSALIGTALARAIRAVEAGG